A stretch of Xenopus laevis strain J_2021 chromosome 8S, Xenopus_laevis_v10.1, whole genome shotgun sequence DNA encodes these proteins:
- the ccnb3.S gene encoding cyclin B3 S homeolog: MMPSLRPSRPVASKLPKLGKPVTAENNRLDKVEISQTKRSPSSPQGGAKKRAAFGDITNAHKNPQLIQKKKEGQKVAIKKTKSAPTSDITKNNELNIKKTQKKATVTEEHLPEVKEEKINTEQKTSVPTKEIPEEKVLPPGVEDIDQDSLDDPFSNSEYATDIFSYMRDREEKFLLPNYLEMQTDISKDMRAILVDWMVEVQENFELNHETLYLAVKMVDHYLAVSVVMKEKLQLIGSTAVLIASKFEERCPPCVDDFMYICDDAYKRDEVIAMEMEILQKLYFDINIPVPYRFLRRFAKCAHATMETLTLARYICELTLQEYDFVQERASKMAASCLLLALQMKGLGRWTATLHYYSGYQTNDLLPLVKRLNFLLTYPPNKKLKAVRSKYSHRVFFEVAKLPPMDMLTLTEALQS; this comes from the exons ATGATGCCTTCTCTTCGTCCATCTCGGCCAGTGGCTTCCAAACTTCCGAAACTGGGGAAGCCGGTTACTGCAGAGAATAATCGACTTGATAAG GTGGAGATCAGTCAGACAAAGCGTTCTCCTTCCTCTCCACAGGGAGGCGCAAAGAAGAGAGCAGCATTTGGAGACATTACCAAT GCTCACAAAAACCCACAActaattcagaagaagaaggagggaCAGAAAGTTGCCATCAAGAAGACCAAAAGTGCTCCCACAAGTGACATTACAAAGAATAATGAGCTCAATATCAAGAA GACTCAGAAGAAGGCCACAGTAACTGAAGAACATCTCCCTgaagtaaaagaagaaaaaataaacactgaGCAGAAAACATCAGTACCTACCAAGGAAATACCTGAGGAAAAG GTTCTTCCACCTGGTGTTGAGGACATAGACCAGGACTCTCTTGACGACCCCTTCTCTAACTCTGAATATGCAACGGATATTTTCAGCTATATGCGGGACAGAGAG GAGAAATTTCTGCTTCCAAACTACCTGGAGATGCAAACAGATATTAGCAAGGATATGAGGGCTATCCTTGTGGATTGGATGGTGGAGGTGCAG GAAAACTTTGAGCTTAACCATGAAACCCTATACCTGGCAGTGAAAATGGTCGACCATTATTTAGCAGTGTCTGTCGTCATGAAGGAGAAGCTTCAGCTTATTGGTTCCACTGCTGTACTCATTGCATCTAAGTTCGAG GAGCGTTGCCCACCCTGTGTCGACGATTTCATGTACATCTGTGATGATGCATACAAAAGGGATGAGGTTATTGCTATGGAGATGGAAATCCTGCAAAAACTCTACTTTGACATCAACATTCCGGTCCCATACCGCTTCCTGCGCAGATTTGCTAAG tgtgCCCATGCCACCATGGAGACTCTGACCCTTGCCAGATACATTTGTGAACTGACCCTACAGGAATATGACTTTGTGCAGGAGCGTGCATCTAAGATGGCTGCCAGCTGCCTGTTGCTTGCTCTTCAAATGAAGGGGTTGGGCAGATGG ACTGCCACACTACATTATTACAGTGGGTATCAGACCAATGATTTATTGCCCCTAGTGAAGAGGCTGAATTTCCTACTCACATATCCTCCCAACAAGAAGTTAAAGGCAGTGAGGAGCAAATACTCACACAG GGTCTTCTTTGAAGTGGCAAAATTGCCCCCCATGGACATGCTAACACTTACAGAGGCCCTTCAGAGCTAA